One window of the Chitinimonas sp. BJYL2 genome contains the following:
- a CDS encoding glycosyltransferase, translated as MRVLMVSDVYFPRVNGVSTSIRTFRQSLAEIGVTVDLIAPAYPGAVEEDGVYRVPSRYLAFDPEDRMMRRSEIDALLPVLRGQAYQLVHIQTPFIAHYAGLALARALGVPVVTTYHTFFEEYLHHYARIVPRGWTRALARRFSRGQCNATAGVVAPSTAMRDALRSYGVTVPIEVIPTGIPLAEFDHGDGEAFRQAHAIPLNAEVALYVGRVAHEKNIDLLLHMAVAVAAARPDFLLMIAGEGPALPHLKALAEQLGLTGRVRFVGYLDRARALVDCYRAADVFVFGSTTETQGLVLLEAMALGVPVVAIAAMGARDILLPEQGCLCAPIDAAGFALVVQHLLADAELRAGKAVEARAYALSWSAPATAERMASFYRQVLAAQPAGEVAGTLVANTPPA; from the coding sequence ATGCGCGTCTTGATGGTGTCGGATGTGTACTTCCCCCGCGTGAACGGTGTGTCCACATCGATCCGCACCTTCCGTCAGTCCTTGGCCGAGATCGGCGTCACGGTCGATCTGATCGCGCCGGCCTACCCTGGAGCGGTGGAGGAAGATGGCGTCTACCGCGTGCCGTCGCGCTATCTGGCTTTCGACCCCGAGGACAGGATGATGCGGCGCAGCGAGATCGATGCGCTGTTGCCGGTGCTGCGCGGGCAGGCGTATCAGCTTGTGCATATCCAGACCCCGTTCATTGCCCACTACGCTGGGCTGGCATTGGCTAGGGCGCTGGGCGTGCCGGTGGTGACGACCTACCACACCTTTTTCGAGGAGTACCTGCACCATTACGCGCGCATCGTGCCGCGTGGCTGGACGCGTGCGCTGGCGCGGCGATTCTCGCGCGGACAGTGCAATGCCACGGCGGGGGTGGTGGCACCGTCCACGGCCATGCGCGATGCCTTGCGCTCCTATGGCGTGACGGTGCCCATCGAGGTGATTCCCACGGGCATTCCTTTGGCTGAGTTTGACCACGGCGACGGCGAGGCTTTTCGCCAAGCACATGCCATTCCGCTCAATGCCGAGGTGGCGCTCTATGTGGGCCGCGTTGCCCATGAAAAGAATATCGACCTGCTGCTGCACATGGCAGTGGCCGTTGCGGCGGCGCGGCCGGACTTCTTGCTGATGATTGCAGGCGAAGGCCCGGCACTGCCGCATCTGAAGGCCTTGGCCGAGCAGCTGGGTCTGACGGGGCGGGTGCGTTTTGTGGGTTATCTGGATCGGGCACGCGCTCTGGTCGATTGCTACCGCGCGGCTGATGTGTTCGTGTTTGGCTCGACCACCGAGACGCAGGGCCTGGTGTTGCTGGAGGCAATGGCGCTGGGTGTGCCGGTCGTGGCGATTGCTGCGATGGGCGCGCGCGACATTCTGCTACCCGAGCAAGGCTGCTTGTGCGCACCGATCGATGCGGCGGGGTTTGCACTGGTGGTGCAGCATCTGCTCGCCGATGCCGAGCTGCGGGCCGGCAAGGCGGTCGAAGCCCGTGCTTATGCACTCAGCTGGAGCGCCCCCGCAACAGCCGAGCGGATGGCAAGCTTTTATCGTCAGGTACTTGCTGCCCAACCTGCCGGGGAGGTGGCGGGCACCCTGGTCGCCAACACACCGCCCGCTTGA
- a CDS encoding aldehyde dehydrogenase family protein — translation MPLPPDLIADLHLSDLAAEPHWPSALVTGAAHYADAETRGIVSPINGMGLGSFAPATTGLVNHAVEAAHGAYLKWRTVPAPMRGELVRVIGVKLRQRKLALARLITLEVGKINSEAEGEVQECIDICDYALGLSRQLHGLTMASERPQHRMMEQWHPLGAVGVITAFNFPMAVWAWNAMLALVCGNAVVWKPSEKTPLCAIALHRLVEEAVDELSDRVPAHVCQLLLGDRHAGAHLAAHPLIPLVSATGSTRLGRAVAQSVVGRLGRSLLELGGNNALIVAPSANLELALRAIVFAAAGTAGQRCTSLRRLIAHESLIEPLCNRIAQAFNSLPIGDPRDDHNLVGPLIDAEAYWAMQQALQAVAQQGGQLLTGGERITSNVPDTGYYVRPALVRVPGNLPIVCEETFAPILYVMPYSEMLDAIDLNNGVGQGLSSAIFTDSVREAEWFLGPAGSDCGIANVNIGTSGAEIGGAFGGEKETGGGRESGSDCWKNYMRRVTNTVNYGDSLPLAQGVRFDVP, via the coding sequence ATGCCGCTGCCACCCGACCTGATCGCTGACCTGCACCTGTCCGACCTGGCTGCCGAGCCACACTGGCCCTCCGCACTGGTGACCGGCGCGGCCCACTATGCCGATGCTGAAACGCGCGGCATCGTCTCGCCCATCAATGGCATGGGCTTGGGCAGTTTTGCGCCTGCCACCACGGGGCTGGTCAATCATGCGGTTGAAGCCGCACATGGTGCCTACCTCAAATGGCGTACGGTGCCCGCACCGATGCGTGGCGAGCTGGTTCGGGTGATTGGCGTCAAGCTACGGCAGCGCAAGCTGGCGCTTGCCCGTCTGATCACGCTGGAGGTAGGCAAGATCAACAGCGAAGCCGAGGGCGAGGTGCAGGAGTGCATCGATATCTGCGACTACGCACTGGGGCTGTCGCGCCAGCTACATGGCCTCACCATGGCGAGCGAGCGCCCGCAGCACCGGATGATGGAGCAGTGGCACCCGCTCGGCGCCGTAGGCGTGATCACCGCCTTCAATTTCCCCATGGCCGTCTGGGCCTGGAACGCCATGCTGGCGCTGGTGTGCGGGAATGCCGTGGTCTGGAAACCCAGCGAGAAAACGCCACTCTGTGCGATTGCCTTGCACCGGCTGGTAGAAGAGGCGGTTGATGAACTGAGTGATCGTGTCCCCGCCCATGTCTGCCAGCTTTTGCTGGGTGATCGCCATGCAGGGGCCCATCTGGCGGCCCATCCGCTGATTCCCCTGGTATCGGCTACCGGCTCTACCCGGCTGGGGCGCGCTGTCGCACAGAGTGTGGTGGGTCGCCTTGGCCGATCCTTGCTTGAACTGGGGGGAAACAATGCCCTGATTGTCGCGCCCAGCGCCAATCTGGAACTCGCCTTGCGTGCCATCGTGTTCGCCGCTGCGGGCACGGCAGGCCAGCGCTGCACCAGTTTGCGCCGGCTGATCGCCCACGAAAGCCTGATCGAGCCGCTGTGCAACCGCATCGCCCAAGCTTTCAACAGCCTGCCGATTGGCGACCCGCGAGATGACCATAACCTGGTTGGTCCCCTGATTGATGCCGAAGCCTATTGGGCCATGCAGCAAGCTCTGCAGGCAGTGGCACAGCAAGGCGGGCAGCTCCTGACTGGCGGCGAACGCATCACGTCGAATGTGCCAGACACCGGTTATTACGTGCGCCCAGCGCTGGTGCGCGTGCCCGGCAATCTCCCTATCGTGTGCGAGGAAACCTTCGCGCCCATCCTCTACGTCATGCCCTATAGCGAGATGCTTGACGCCATCGACCTCAACAATGGCGTTGGCCAGGGTCTGAGTTCGGCGATCTTTACCGATAGCGTGCGGGAGGCCGAGTGGTTCCTTGGCCCTGCCGGGTCAGATTGCGGCATTGCCAATGTCAATATCGGCACCAGCGGCGCCGAAATCGGTGGCGCATTTGGCGGAGAAAAAGAAACCGGCGGTGGCCGCGAATCCGGCTCGGACTGCTGGAAGAACTACATGCGGCGCGTCACCAATACGGTGAACTACGGAGATAGCCTGCCACTGGCGCAGGGCGTGCGTTTTGATGTGCCCTGA
- a CDS encoding ABC transporter substrate-binding protein encodes MCPEHQPTRLPIRLALLLVMGLCAQAADLPPLRILVDTSTEMPFARIAGGRLVEGLYMDIGSALAGAMGRNATFKALPRRRLATEIESGGSDLICLYKPQWLPGAFDWSQPFVPITEILVSARTAKRPERLSDLAGQPIGSVLGFEHPEVSAALGTRFVRDNAPHAAANLRKLEAGRMQHALFVQLFFDYMVAQNKVNVALHPPLVVGNNLTQCAVSRRGQVRVAEVDAAIRQLNASGAITRLLNRYRPPQTEAPSVARP; translated from the coding sequence ATGTGCCCTGAGCACCAGCCCACCCGTCTGCCGATCCGTCTGGCGCTGCTCTTGGTCATGGGGCTATGCGCGCAGGCGGCGGATCTTCCCCCTTTGCGCATCCTTGTCGATACCAGTACCGAAATGCCGTTCGCGCGGATTGCTGGAGGCAGGTTGGTGGAGGGGCTATACATGGACATCGGCAGCGCGCTGGCCGGCGCGATGGGACGCAACGCCACCTTCAAGGCCCTGCCCAGACGACGGCTTGCCACCGAGATTGAATCCGGCGGCTCGGATCTGATCTGCCTCTACAAGCCGCAGTGGTTACCCGGCGCCTTCGACTGGAGCCAGCCATTCGTGCCCATTACCGAAATACTGGTGAGCGCGCGTACGGCCAAGCGTCCTGAACGACTGAGCGACCTCGCAGGTCAACCCATCGGCTCGGTCCTTGGTTTTGAACACCCCGAGGTCAGCGCCGCACTGGGCACCCGCTTTGTTCGCGACAACGCGCCTCACGCGGCGGCCAATCTGCGCAAACTCGAAGCAGGCCGGATGCAGCACGCGCTGTTCGTGCAATTGTTCTTCGATTACATGGTGGCGCAGAACAAGGTCAACGTCGCGCTGCACCCGCCCTTAGTGGTAGGCAACAATCTGACCCAATGCGCCGTTTCTCGCCGCGGCCAGGTCCGAGTGGCAGAGGTGGATGCCGCTATCCGCCAGCTGAACGCCAGTGGCGCGATCACACGGTTGTTGAACCGCTATCGTCCACCCCAAACCGAGGCGCCCTCGGTTGCACGCCCTTGA